One window of Deltaproteobacteria bacterium HGW-Deltaproteobacteria-18 genomic DNA carries:
- a CDS encoding elongation factor Tu — LINPIAMEKGLRFAIREGGRTVGAGVVSEIVE; from the coding sequence CTGATCAACCCGATCGCCATGGAAAAGGGTCTTCGCTTCGCAATCCGCGAAGGTGGACGTACCGTTGGCGCTGGTGTTGTTTCCGAAATCGTGGAGTAA